Genomic window (Gelria sp. Kuro-4):
TATCTGGCGCTTCCCTACAAGGTGGTTCTGCATCCCGCCCAGGAAGGCGGCTATGTCGCGGAAATCCCGGATCTCCCCGGATGCCTGACGCAGGGCGAAACTATTGAGGAAGCCATTAATATGATCCAGGACGCGAAGGTCTGCTGGCTACGGTCGGCTCTGGAAGACGGCGTGGAAATACCGGAGCCCGGCCAAACCCTGGACGAGTATTCCGGCGGCTCAACATTCGTAGGGAGCCAGAAGTGAAACCATCTAAAGTTTCTCCAAAAGCGCATCTGGCTTTTCATGTGGAAACAACGCCTGTCCTGGTAAGGAATTCACGATTAGATGAACTTAAGGTATAATTAGCCCAGGGGGCGCGAGGAATCCGAAGGAAGGTGAAGAGCGTGATTCGGGAATATATTCAGGAGGCCCTCGAGCGGGCCAAGTACGAGCTGATAAACAACCCAGGAGAACCGTACTATGCAGAGGTACCCGGGTTAGCAGGGGTGTGGGCAACGGGGGAGACGTTGGAACAGTGTCGCCGGAACCTGGCCGATGTTATCGAAGGATGGCTCCTCCTTAGGTTGCGGAAAGGGTTCGATGTACCGCCCTTAGGCCAATATCGTATCGAAATTCCCCATCAGGTGGAAATCCATGGGTAAGCTTGGCCCGATAACCTGGTTAGAGCTTGTCCGCCGCCTTAGGAAGCTTGGCTTCGAGGGACCATACCAGAGCGGAAAGCACCCTTACATAGTAAAGGATGACCGAACTGTTACAATCCCCAATAGACACGCTGAGGAAATTGGTGTCGACCTGTTGGCGCGTATTCTCAGGTAAGCTGGTATAGACAGGGAAACTTGGCTGAAGGAAGAGTGAGGCTTAGTTTGGGGCTTAGGCTGCCACGGGGACGGCAGGCTGTTTGTCACACAGTCTGACGGTTCTTGTGGGAGATCGAAGCTCTGGTGCTGGGACACCTGCGGCTTCCGGTGCCGCGCACCTGTGCACGCATAAAAGAAGGCTCCTGCCGGTGGGCCTCTAGTACCGGACACCTGGAACACATAAGACACGTCTAAGATCGCATGTTAAAATGGACTCCCGCCGGGAAAGGGCCAGCCACCCACCCGTAGCCAGCCTTGGAGCCAAACTGGCAACAGCTTGGTTCAAGCGTAGGTAGGCCAGGGAGCGGGCTGAAAGCGAAAGCAGAAGACGATGAACCACGAAATGCTGAAGGGGAAGCCAGCTGCAGCTCTAGAGCAGATGAAGGACCTGAGAATCTGGCGGCTATTGTATGAGTGCGCTTCACACGCTATAATCAAGACGGGAAGCCGGGTGGAGAAGGGGTGCGCCCATGCCCACAGTGCTGCGGGTAGGTCGATACAGGTTCTTCTTCTTCAGCCGAGAGGCACAAGAACCTCCTCACATTCACGTCGAAGCAGGTGATCAGTACGCAAAGTATTGGTTGC
Coding sequences:
- a CDS encoding type II toxin-antitoxin system HicA family toxin: MGKLGPITWLELVRRLRKLGFEGPYQSGKHPYIVKDDRTVTIPNRHAEEIGVDLLARILR
- a CDS encoding type II toxin-antitoxin system HicB family antitoxin encodes the protein MIREYIQEALERAKYELINNPGEPYYAEVPGLAGVWATGETLEQCRRNLADVIEGWLLLRLRKGFDVPPLGQYRIEIPHQVEIHG
- a CDS encoding type II toxin-antitoxin system HicB family antitoxin encodes the protein MSEKDIEYYLALPYKVVLHPAQEGGYVAEIPDLPGCLTQGETIEEAINMIQDAKVCWLRSALEDGVEIPEPGQTLDEYSGGSTFVGSQK